The following is a genomic window from Lysinibacillus sp. JNUCC-52.
AATTTTATAAAGAACTTCAGCATGCGGATGTTTCCAATTTGTATATTGATCGTATTAGCGCCTATTTTTTACAAGTTGAGAAAGATGTAGAGCAACAGCTTCGAGCACGAATACCTTCTACTATTACATGGAAAGGGTTGGAATCGGTTATTGCAATTCAACAACATTATGGCATAACAAATAGTAACTTTGTGAAGCCAGGAGTTGGAGAAACAACACGGGTATTACTTCGCAGAGTCCCATGGAAAATATTAATTAACCCTACCTATGTGCATGAATTAGCACACATTTTACTTTTAGCAAAGGAAAAGAATGTTGAAATTGAGGAATATCCACAAATGTCCTATGCATGCTGTGGCTTAATAAAAGAAGTGTAGAGGAGGGAAGACATGCTACTATTTACATCTGATTTAGATCGTACGCTTATTTACTCTCAGCGCATGATGGATAAGTATCCACCCAATACAGCCCCAATTACGGTTGAGCGAAAAAATGGGGAAGGACTTAGTATGATGACAGAAGATACAATGTCATTATTGCAACAGGTTCACCAACAAACATTATTCGTACCTGTTACAACACGTGCATTACATCAATATGAACGAATACATGCAATAAAAGAGTTGTGTCCTACTTTTGCAATTACGAGTAATGGGGGTACAATAATAGAACAAGGACGCCCTAATGTGGAATGGGCCAAAATTTTACGCAAACGAATTGAAGATTCTTCCATTCCACAAGCAGATTTAGAACGCCAATTTAATAACATAAAATCACAATGTTGGCTTCAACAATCGTTCTATGTTGATGAGTTATTTTATGTACATTATGTGGATTGTCATATTTTGCAGCATGACGATGTGCAGGCTATGATTCAAGACTTTGCGGTACATGGTTGGCATGTACTCTTGCAAGGACGAAAATTGTACTTTATGCCAAAGGTGCTTACAAAAGAAGCCGCAATTTCGTATTTGAAGGAGCATTGTACATATACTATGCACTTGGCAGCGGGTGATTCCATAATGGATTATGGAATGCTCGCTTTGGCAGATAAAGGCTACACGCCATCGCACGGTGACTTAAAAGACAAACAACCACAAATACTAAAGAACACCCTATATTCGGCACATAGTGGTGAAGCATTTACAAAACATTTATTGGAAGATGTTTTACAATTGGCTGCCATGCAACCAATTGTGGAAGTATGATGTAAGGAGGTGATGCTTGTATGCAAACGGTCACAATTGAATCAGTATTAGAAAGAGATTCTTATGATTGGCTACAAGCCTTCCAAGAAGCAGCTAATGTGCGAGCAGTTTACGAGGTGACAGAACAACACGTTCGTTTTAGCCGTATTGCTGTACGTATATTAGGTGTCCCGCTAGAAGAAGATGAATATTTTAATTCTTTATATACAATGTCACAAAATCCAAATATCCATATTTTAAGCGAAGAATTAAATAAACATATTGAGCAAAAAGATTTTCAGGCATTGCAAACGATTATAGAGCAACATCAGCAATCCCCTAAAGGCTTGTCGATTAATCGACTAATTGCCATGATGTATGGTCACCAACTTATTCCTAAGCATGATGATCCTTCGATGAATCGTCATTTGCAGCTCGTGACGATGCGAGTAGTGGAGCGCTTCAGAGATCAGCAATCACTTGGATTACTAGCGAATGACTTTCGACGCTTTTTAATTGATATGGTGAAGTGGTTAAAAAACCATTGGATTCAGTGGACAAAAGCGATGAAGCCGACAGATGATTTCCCGAAGGTCATTTGGTATGGTGAAACAACAATTAGTCAGCGCTATTTCCTCCTATTATTAATGGAGCTTGGTTGCGATGTGTTAATCTTCCATCCAGCAGCGATTGATGAATTTGCTACAGTGGATTCAACAGATGCATTTTCTGTTACGCACTCCTATGTAAGTCAAACAACGCTACAGCCATTCCCTGATAAATTACGAGATCGTCAAGCAACAGTGGGCTATAGCTCTAGCCAACATTTTGAACAATTAATGCATGACCAGCATTCGGGTGTTTATCGACCATGGCAATTTAAAGACCATTTGCCGCGTTCACTAACACTACGTATGACATATTATGATATTTTTATTTATGAAAATGAAAAGGCGATGGTTCGTCCGAAATTTGAGGTGCTTAAAGATGAAGTCATCATTCCAGTAATTTTCGCAAAAGTTAGTGGCGTATCTAGTAACCGTGAAGAATATTGGGGAAATATGCATCGATTGCTTGCAAGCCCACAAGCGGTATTTGTGCAGGCGTTTCCATATGCGAAAACGAGTAGAGCTAATTTTCATTTTCATTATCAGCATTGTTTAGTGAATGGTGAACTATCTACAGAGCGGATTATGCAAAGTGATTGGTGGCAATATGAGGATTTGACATTGGAGCTACAATCAGCAATTGCTCATACAATGAAAACGTCCTGTGAGCAGCCTATGCTTAAACTGCAGCCAAATGAATCACAGTATGATTTGCAATTATTTATATTTAAGCAAATGACGATGATTCCAAAGGACATATTGCGCTTATTACAAAGTTTTGATTATGCTCAGGAAGTGCCAAAGCTAGTGCTCTATCAAGCACCGCAGCAGCCAGTATTATCTCGTGAAGATATTGCTTTATTAGCGTTTTTAAATCGTTTTGGTGTAGATATTATTTTTTACAATCCAACAGGTAAGCTTGATTTAGAAAAACATTTGCTAGAGGATACGTTTGATGGACATCGTTTAGAGCATATGGTGTTTGACTTACAATTTGAAGAGCCAAAGCAACAAAAGTCAAAGCCTGATAAAATGATTAAAAAATTATTTAACCGTTTCTTCTGACGGCTAGGAAAGGAAGGAGGAACATAATGTCAAGTAGAGCGATTGTACTTGAACGATTAACAGCTGAAACAGCAGAACAAACAAAACAACAGCTAAGTCATAGTCCAGAAGTACAGCATATTGCAAACCAAATCAATATAAAAAACAAGCTTGAATTGACGGAGCTCGGTAAGGAGCCAGCAGTTAAACTTTCACGTTTTTCAGACCAAATTTTAAGAACGATTGCCCATTCAAAAGTAAATGAATCCAACGAATTATTAAAGCAGCTCGAAGCCCTAATGTCTAAGTTTGATAAAAAGGAAGTCATTGAACAACAAGGCTTTTTAGGGAGATTGTTTAAACGTGCGCCGAAAAATAAGGAAGATTTATATGCTAAATATAATGTTCTTGGAAGAGATATTGAAAAAGTACATTATCAATTTGTCCTAATGGAAGAAGCATTGGCAAATGATAATCGAATGCTAGCTCGTCTTTATAACGAAAATTTGACTTATTATATGGAGCTTGAAAAATATATCGTTGCCGCTGAGATGAAACTAGATGAGATAAAGTCAACATTAATTCCAATGTATGAAAGACAAAGTGAAGCGGGCAATCAAATTGCAAAAATGGAGCTTACAACATTACAAGCAATTGCCGAAACATGTGCCCAAAAAATTGATGAGCTTGAGAAATCCAGAATGGTAGCGATTTTAGGGGCAACCCAAATGGATATGCTACGCAATGGCAATAGCGAGTTAATGGAGCAAATCAATGGAGCGTTTGTCACCACAATTCCTGTTTTTAAAATGGGGATTATGAATGCGGTGAATGAAAAGCGCCAACAGCTACAACAGGAATCTGCTGCTGCTTTTGAAAAGCGTATGAAGCAATTTGGTGAAAACAATAGTCATGCTGTTTTACAAAGTGTGGAATATGCTCAGCAAAGTGAGTCGACAATGACGCTCGAAGAAATGTGGGAAACGATTGTTACTGGTATTACAAGTTATCGTCAGTTACGTGCGGAACAAGCAACGAAGCGTCAACAAATAGAGCAGCAACTAATGGCTTTAAATAATGAAGCTTAAAAAAGCTGACACCATATTAAGGTGTCAGCTTTTTTAATAATTGTGTGAGTGCCTGGCACGCTAAGCGCCGCTAGTTGCAGCTTACATTAGGTGCGTTCCCACAGTTCAAAATTGTGTGAGTGCCTGGCACCTAAATAAACTCTTCTTCGATTTCCAAGTTGATTTCTTGGCCGTGATAGCTTTGATATGACACGATTAAAGTATCTAAGTGCTCTAAGTTTTCCTCGTAATCTAAAATCCGCGACAAAATATATAAAAGGTGATAGCTCGAAAATTCTGTATCGCCTTCTTGGTGTGCATATGTCACTTGATGGATAAAGATTTCCATTAACTGATTGCGTTGAATGTAGTCGATATGTGTGCTCCATTCGGAATGCTCAGGCTTTAATTTCCCTGTATATTTTAGCAACAGCTGCTCATGGTAGGTAAGCAGGAAGTCTAGACGCTCTTGAATCATTAAATGGAATTGTGTCGGTAAATGCGCTAATTCGTTTTCATGTTTATGCAGACGATGTAACAATTCTAGACTCTTTTTTGAAGTCGTAATCATTTGACGGTAAACCACTAATTTTCTTGCTTTAATGTATTTTTTGTTTTTAAAGTAATTTCGTTCTTCCTTGAAAAACTCATAGAGTGTATCGACTCTAAGCATACGTTCTCTAAATTTGTTTAAAGCAGTTTTAGTAGAAGTATGCTCAGACGCTTGACGAACAGCTAATCTCGTCCAGCGAATAATATCATCCTGTAAAAAGTAAATTTTACGGAAAAGCTTTACTTCGTATTTTGGTGGTAAAAACACAAGATTTACAACAAATGCTGCTAAAACCCCAACTAAAATTGTAAGAAAGCGAAATAAACTAAATGTAAGAAAGTCATCACCTTGAATCTCCATAATAGCGACAACGGAAACAAGTGCTAGAGAAAGTGATTTTTCAAGCTTGAATTTTAACATCAATCCTATTGCGATAATGACAGCAATACCTACAGCCACGACGTGATGGCCGAAAAGTAAACCGAAGATTACGGCAATGGAAGCTCCGATAATATTTGCTTGTACTTGTTCAACGATCGTTTGATAAGAGCGATAAATAGATGGCTGAATCGCAAAGATTGCTGCAATTCCAGCAAAAACTGGAGTTGGTAATTGCAGGAGCTCTGCAATAAATAGTGCAAAGACAATAGCTACGCCAGTTTTAAATACACGGGCACCTAATTTCATAATAAAATCGATGTCCTTTCTGTCTAATATTTTTAACTTGGCTCCTCTTTTAAAAGTGAGATTTAATCAAGTTAAAGGTCTCTGCGCAAGTCACAGAATTTAAAAGTAGCTTTTTTAAGAAAGCTCACAAAAATCTGGATACCATTATGCTAAGTCGTAATGAATGCTTCTTTACATTATAGAAGGAAGTTCTTAGAAAATACATAGATTTGTATATCATAATATAAAAAAGTTGACTTCTATTAATCATGCACAACATTGTTTAATCTACAAGCATAAAGGGAACAGCCAAAATGTCAACCCTCCCTTTAATATTAAACAAATTTTCGTGAATTGAAACCAAATAATCGTGTTGAAAGTGTACAACGAACATACATAAAGCTGTCGACAAAGACATTAGCATAAAGATTAATTGTTGCAAACAGTAGTCACTATTTAACGAAAATAATCTTTTTGAAGGTACTAGATGGCATATGTGAAATTTTGGAGATGAAAATTGGAGGGTTAAATGAATAATCAAAAATTTGATGAGTTTATTAAAATAGCTAAAAAACTAAATGATATTAAAATTATTCCATTGTTAATGGGTTCGGTTGGCTTAGAAGTAGTTACAGGGGAAAATTGGAAAGCTCAAGATTTAGATATTCATGTACCTGGAGATAAAAGAGGGTGGGAAGTTCCCCCTGAAATATCCATACATAACTGGATTGATATTGTGCAAATCATGGAATCAATGGAATATAGCTTAATTGATTTGCATGAACATGAATTCACTAAAGAGGGGCTATCAGTTCAGTTCGGTATTATTGACACTTTACCAAATTTCGCAGGAGTACAATTAGATGATTTAGAAATGCAGCAAAAGGAAGAGGTCAAATATTACTTATTAAATCCTGAGCAATATTTATATGTTTACAAGGCCTCATCTAAGGATAGTTATAGAGCAGACAAAAATAATAATAAAGATTTTATAAAAATAGATTTCTTAAAAAACATGGGATGCTAATTTAATTGTCCTAATAAGTGCTTTAATTGAAGAGATAACAAAATTGGCGTAGCAGTAAATTTGATTGCTGATGTACAAAAAGGATAGATGTAAGCAGGTATCCACCCGTTTCATCTATCCTTTCTTTTTTAGCTATATGTTGTTGGACATTATAACTATACTTTCATTATAACGTCCTTTGTAGTTTCTTAAAGTTGAGAAAATGCATAGTCGACAGCTTCGATTGTTTCACGAATATCTGCTTCTGTATGCTCAGTTGTTAAAAACCATGCTTCATATTTAGATGGTGCGAGGTTAATGCCTTGTCCAAGCATTAGTTTAAAGAATCGACCGAAAATTTCTCCGTCAGAATTTTCGGCTTGCGCATAGTTTTCTACTTTCACATCTGTAAAGTAAATCGTTAGTGCACCTTTTAGACGATTTAAAGTAATCGTTACGCCATGCTTTTTGGCAGCAGTTAAAATACCTTCTTCTAAAATCGCACCAAGTCGATCCATTTCATCGTAAACACCTGGAGTGGCTAATACTTCTAAGCAAGCTATACCCGCTTGCATCGATGCAGGGTTTCCAGCCATTGTCCCTGCTTGATATGCTGGTCCAAGTGGAGCAACTGTATCCATAATTTCTTTACGACCACCGTAAGCGCCGATTGGTAAACCACCGCCAATAACTTTTCCTAGTGCAGTAAGGTCTGGCGTTAAACCGAGTAGTATCTGTGCACCACCGTAATGGAATCGGAATGCCGTAATCACTTCATCATAAATTGTCAGTGCACCTTTTTCTTTCGCTGTTGCATGCACTAATTCTAAAAATCCAGGGTTCGGTTCAACAATACCGAAGTTGCCTACGATTGGTTCAATTAAAATCGCAGCGATTTGGTCACCCCATGTTTCCATCGCTTCTGTAAATGCTTGGGGATTGTTAAATGGTACCGTAATGACTTCTTCTGCTGTTGCAGTTGTTACACCTGCTGAATCTGGTGTGCCTAATGTAGCTGGACCAGAGCCAGCCGCTACTAATACTAAGTCAAAGTGTCCGTGGTAGCAGCCAGCAAACTTCATAATTTTTGTACGGCCAGTATAGGCACGAGCAACACGGATAGTTGTCATCACTGCTTCTGTACCTGAATTGTTAAAGCGTACTTTATCCATTGAAGGGATGGCTTCTTTTAGCATTTTAGCAAAAGTGACCTCATATTCAGTTGGCGTACCAAATAATGTACCGTTTTCAGCGGCATTAGAAATCGCCTTTGCAATATGTGGATGGCCATGACCTGTAACAAGTGGACCGTATGCAGCTAAATAATCAATGTAACGGTTGCCGTCAACATCCCAAAAATAAGCGCCTTTTCCTCGAGCCATTGCAACGGGCGAGCCCCCACCGACTGCTTTATATGAACGAGAAGGGCTGTTCACACCACCAACGATATGTAAAAGCGCTTCTGCGTGTACTGCTTCAGATTTTGAGTGATTCATAACTATGCCTCCTAAGTAATTATACTTAACCTATTGTAGACCTATCAGTGTAAGAAATCCAAAGAAAATAAGGGATATGACTTGATTTGTTACTTAGAGTAAAATAAGAAATGCAAAAGGAGGAGATTGTTATGACATTAGTAGAAGGACAGAAAGCACCGAATTTTTCACTTGTTAATGACAAAGGGGAGCATGTGCAATTAGCAGATTTTAGGGGCAAAAATGTCATTTTGTATTTTTATCCGAAAGACATGACACCAGGTTGTACAACAGAAGCATGTGATTTCCGCGATAAGCATGAAGACTTTAGCCAGTTAAATGCTGTTGTATTAGGCGTGAGCCCTGATAATGCACAAAAGCATACAAAATTTATTGATAAGCATGGGCTACCTTTTTCCCTTTTAGTGGATGAGGATCATGCTGTAGCGGAGGCTTATGATGTTTGGGTATTAAAGAAAATGTATGGACGCGAATATATGGGGATTGAACGTTCAACCTTTTTAATTGATACAGCTGGTAATCTTATAAAAGCGTGGCGCAAAGTACGCGTGAAAAATCATATCGAAGAAGTGTACACATATTTAGCAAATCAGGAGGAACATTCATGAGAATTTATTTTACATTTGAACCAAGACCCGATTTACGTGAACCGTTAGTAGAGGAATTTTCACAATGTGATTTCGTTTTTGAAAATGGTTTATCTACGGATGAACTTCAAAAAGCAGATGTACTAGTTACATATGGCGAAGATTTAAATGATGATAATATGCTGTATGCCACGAAACTAAAATGGATTTTCGTTGCTTCCGCAGGAGTAGAAAAAATGCCTGCTCAAGCAATTATTGATCGGGGGATTTTAGTATCTAATGTACGAGGTATTCATAAATCACCTATGGCTGAGTCGATGCTTGCTCATATTTTAGCCATTAAGCGTGCATTACCATGGTTATATGAGCATCAAAAGAAAAAAGAATGGTCGAAGAAAGGAAAGCAAACGGAATTACGAGATAATACAGCCCTTATACTAGGACCTGGAGCGATTGGCTCGGAAGTAGGTCGCTTATTACAAGCATTTGGTGTAACGACAATTGGTTGTAACCGTTCAGGTAAAGCTGCGCCTCATATGGATGAGATGGTAAGTTTCACTCAGCTAACAGAAGCTTTGCCAAAGGCAGATATCGTTATTTCCGTATTGCCAAAAACCGAAGAAACTACGCATTTATTGAAGGAAGAGCATTTTAGTGCAATGAAAAATGAAGCCATTTTCATGAATTTTGGACGCGGAAATTTAGTAGATGAAAAGGTTCTTATTCATGCTATGGAAACAGGTGAAATAGGCTATGCCGTATTAGATGTGTTTGAAAAAGAACCACTTAGTGCAAATAGTCCATTATGGACATGTCCGAATGTCATAGTATCTCCGCATGTTTCAAGTCATTCTTCTCGCTATGTAGAAAGAAGCTTAGCTATTTTTAAGCCGAGTTTGACAAAATGGTTAAATGGCGAGACAGCACTAGAAAATGTCGTGGATTTATCGAGAGGATATTAAAAAGTAATTTAATTTAGCTGATGCATAGGACGAAAGTTGACAGATGTTAGCTTAATTCGATACACTAATTGTAACAATTATAAATTAATAATACTTATGAAAAGGGGTGCATGACGATGTCTATACCGCATTTACAGGATGCACTTGACACGTTAAAAACAACTGGTGTACGCATTACTCCTCAGCGTCATGCTATTTTAGAATATTTAATTCAATCGATGACACATCCAACTGCGGATGAAATTTATAAAGCGCTTGAAGGAAAATTTCCAAATATGAGTGTGGCAACTGTCTACAATAATTTACGTGTTTTCCGTGAAGTAGGATTAGTAAAAGAGCTGACTTATGGGGATGCCTCTAGCCGTTTTGATTTTGTTACAAATGATCACTATCATATGATTTGTGAATGCTGTGGTAAAATTGTCGATTTCCATTACCCAGGTTTAGATGAAATCGAACACTTCGCCTCACAAGTAACAGACTTTGATGTGCATACACACCGTCTAGAGATTTATGGTACGTGTCCAGCGTGTAAAGATGTAGCAGCGAAAGTACAATAAGTTTTCTTGGAGTTTTTACGCAAGCGTATGAATGAATACGATTAAAAAGCAAGTGGGCAATTAGCTCGCTTGCTTTTTATTATGGCGTGCGAGAAATACTCTTAAAACAGACTGGAAATTTTCGATATTAATAATATGGGTGATGACACGAAGGTGAAGGGCTTTTTATTATACTGCGTCGAGGTTGTAGCTTATTAAACAAGTATCTCTTAAAACAATTAATTAGGAGGGATTTAATGAATGTACAATTAGGGAGTAGTAATTACTTTAGTACAGTAAAAAAAGAAGAACGATTGTCTGACAATTTATTTTTAGCAAACAAAAAAAGAAAAGCAACATACGAAATAATAAAAGAGAATGGTTATGTACGTCATATAGTAACGAAGGAAAATGGTGAAAAAGTAATTGTTAGAGAAGTGAAAATTCCAAAACATGAAATACAAGATCAATCCTCTGGTGACATCAACGATATGATTACGCAAAAGTTAGTAGCACAAATGATTAAATCGTTCGATGACAGACAGCACCTGCAAAATTCTTTTAAAACTGGCATAGCTGGTCAAAAGGAAAAACAAATTTCTAAATATAGAGTGAGCATATAATTCGGTTATTGCTATTAATAGTAGTGGTTGTAATACTAAAAAAATTCCTAGCTCTTATATGGGGCTAGGAATTTTTTGCTTTGTTATTATAAGATTGATCAAACTCTTTTCCTTCAAGTGTTGGATCTAGTGTTAATGGTTCGTTACAGTACATGCACATATCGACACGACCTAAAACTTTCGTATGCTTATGGCAATTTGGGCATTCTACTTGAACTGCTCTTGTTGAGAGAAGTCCGATCCAAGCATAGACAACTGTACTACCGATAATACATAGTAAACCAAGCGTCATGAAGATTAAGACAAGGATGGGATTGTTTTTGAAGAATATTCCCCCATACATAACAACAAAGCCGATGAAAATAAGTGCTAATGCAAAAGAACGGATTTTATTAATTTTACTTTTGTAAGGTTTCATACAATATCTTGCCTCCCAATCTAAAATCTACTATAACATATAAGAACAAAGTATTTTAGTTTTGACTAAAAGGCAAAGAAGGAATACTTTCAGAGTATGTCGAAATTTTAACGAAATAAAGTCATATAACAAATAGAGGAGGACTGAACATGGAGCAAGTTTTGCGCCCAATATATCAAGAACGTGCGAGTCAGTCTAATACGTTAGGTGTCATTTTAATGGAGAAGCGTGAGGAACAAAGTAATGTTACTGACACATTCGATACCATATTACTCATTATTGTAAAGGAAGCGGAGCAACCTGTTTTCTCAAAGCATTATTTATATGATGGGAATAAGGTGGCCTTACATACTGTTACAGAAAAATTGTTACGCAAGTGGTTACTAATTGGCTCTAACAAAAAAGTAGTTGATTGGATTTTCTTTGGCAGAGTATTGTTTGATCGTAATGAATTCCTTCATAAATTAAAAATTGAACTACAAGAGTTTCCGTTCAGCGGTAGGAAAATTAAGACGGGTATTCAATTTTCAAAGTTAATTCGACGCTATTTAGAAGGAAAAGAATATTTTGATAAGGGAAGCTATTTAGATGCCTACAATCATGTTGTTGATTCTTTGCATCACTTAGGGCGATTGTCCATTATAGATAGTGGGTTATATCCAGAAGTTACAGTATGGGCGCAAGTGAAAAAGATAGAGCCTGCTATTTATAAGTTATATGAAGAACTTGTTTTGAGCAGTGAGCCAATTGAAAAGCGATTAGAGCTTTTATTTTTAGCAAGTGAGTTTTTAATTCATTCACGAACACAGGATGGAGCTCAACATATATTAGAAGTCATGCAAACAAAAGAGACATGGACGATTCAAGAATTACATGATCATCATGAGCTTGTGAACTATTCTGTAGACTTAGAAGTATTTGTAGAGTATTTAGTGGATAAAGGCTACATACTTATTGAACCTGTCGTTGCAAAAAGCGAAATGATTTTCCATCGACACTATAAGGTGAACAAAGAGTCTATAGAATTTAAATAAGCCATATAGTATGCTAGTAATCGAGGTATAAAAAATACCTCGATATTTTTTCAAAAAAAGTATTGACGATTAATATATTGATATTGTATTATATTAATTGTCGCTAAGACATAACAAAAACACTTAGAAAAACGAGTGAAAAAACTTTATAAAAGTTGTTGACACAAAATGAGTGAGATGTTATTATAAAGAAGTCGCTGAAAAACGACGAACGATATGAACCTTGAAAACTGAACAAGCAAAACGTAATCAATATAGTTTTTAGTAGCTAACTTCGTTAGCGAACAAAACAAAATTTTGGACATCAAAATTGATGCCAGCAAAACAATTTGAGCTAATCAAATTTCTTTTATGGAGAGTTTGATCCTGGCTCAGGACGAACGCTGGCGGCGTGCCTAATACATGCAAGTCGAGCGGACAGATAAGGAGCTTGCTCCTTTGACGTTAGCGGCGGACGGGTGAGTAACACGTGGGCAACCTACCCTATAGTTTGGGATAACTCCGGGAAACCGGGGCTAATACCGAATAATCTTTTGTCTCTCATGAGACAATTCTGAAAGACGGTTTCGGCTGTCGCTATAGGATGGGCCCGCGGCGCATTAGCTAGTTGGTGAGGTAACGGCTCACCAAGGCAACGATGCGTAGCCGACCTGAGAGGGTGATCGGCCACACTGGGACTGAGACACGGCCCAGACTCCTACGGGAGGCAGCAGTAGGGAATCTTCCACAATGGGCGAAAGCCTGATGGAGCAACGCCGCGTGAGTGAAGAAGGATTTCGGTTCGTAAAACTCTGTTGTAAGGGAAGAACAAGTACAGTAGTAACTGGCTGTACCTTGACGGTACCTTATTAGAAAGCCACGGCTAACTACGTGCCAGCAGCCGCGGTAATACGTAGGTGGCAAGCGTTGTCCGGAATTATTGGGCGTAAAGCGCGCGCAGGTGGTTTCTTAAGTCTGATGTGAAAGCCCACGGCTCAACCGTGGAGGGTCATTGGAAACTGGGAGACTTGAGTGCAGAAGAGGATAGTGGAATTCCAAGTGTAGCGGTGAAATGCGTAGAGATTTGGAGGAACACCAGTGGCGAAGGCGACTATCTGGTCTGTAACTGACACTGAGGCGCGAAAGCGTGGGGAGCAAACAGGATTAGATACCCTGGTAGTCCACGCCGTAAACGATGAGTGCTAAGTGTTAGGGGGTTTCCGCCCCTTAGTGCTGCAGCTAACGCATTAAGCACTCCGCCTGGGGAGTACGGTCGCAAGACTGAAACTCAAAGGAATTGACGGGGGCCCGCACAAGCGGTGGAGCATGTGGTTTAATTCGAAGCAACGCGAAGAACCTTACCAGGTCTTGACATCCCGTTGACCACTGTAGAGATATGGTTTTCCCTTCGGGGACAACGGTGACAGGTGGTGCATGGTTGTCGTCAGCTCGTGTCGTGAGATGTTGGGTTAAGTCCCGCAACGAGCGCAACCCTTGATCTTAGTTGCCATCATTTAGTTGGGCACTCTAAGGTGACTGCCGGTGACAAACCGGAGGAAGGTGGGGATGACGTCAAATCATCATGCCCCTTATGACCTGGGCTACACACGTGCTACAATGGACGATACAAACGGTTGCCAACTCGCGAGAGGGAGCTAATCCGATAAAGTCGTTCTCAGTTCGGATTGTAGGCTGCAACTCGCCTACATGAAGCCGGAATCGCTAGTAATCGCGGATCAGCATGCCGCGGTGAATACGTTCCCGGGCCTTGTACACACCGCCCGTCACACCACGAGAGTTTGTAACACCCGAAGTCGGTGAGGTAACCTTTTGGAGCCAGCCGCCGAAGGTGGGATAGATGATTGGGGTGAAGTCGTAACAAGGTAGCCGTA
Proteins encoded in this region:
- a CDS encoding YgzB family protein; this encodes MKPYKSKINKIRSFALALIFIGFVVMYGGIFFKNNPILVLIFMTLGLLCIIGSTVVYAWIGLLSTRAVQVECPNCHKHTKVLGRVDMCMYCNEPLTLDPTLEGKEFDQSYNNKAKNS
- a CDS encoding D-2-hydroxyacid dehydrogenase, giving the protein MRIYFTFEPRPDLREPLVEEFSQCDFVFENGLSTDELQKADVLVTYGEDLNDDNMLYATKLKWIFVASAGVEKMPAQAIIDRGILVSNVRGIHKSPMAESMLAHILAIKRALPWLYEHQKKKEWSKKGKQTELRDNTALILGPGAIGSEVGRLLQAFGVTTIGCNRSGKAAPHMDEMVSFTQLTEALPKADIVISVLPKTEETTHLLKEEHFSAMKNEAIFMNFGRGNLVDEKVLIHAMETGEIGYAVLDVFEKEPLSANSPLWTCPNVIVSPHVSSHSSRYVERSLAIFKPSLTKWLNGETALENVVDLSRGY
- the perR gene encoding peroxide-responsive transcriptional repressor PerR, with the protein product MSIPHLQDALDTLKTTGVRITPQRHAILEYLIQSMTHPTADEIYKALEGKFPNMSVATVYNNLRVFREVGLVKELTYGDASSRFDFVTNDHYHMICECCGKIVDFHYPGLDEIEHFASQVTDFDVHTHRLEIYGTCPACKDVAAKVQ
- the bcp gene encoding thioredoxin-dependent thiol peroxidase; translation: MTLVEGQKAPNFSLVNDKGEHVQLADFRGKNVILYFYPKDMTPGCTTEACDFRDKHEDFSQLNAVVLGVSPDNAQKHTKFIDKHGLPFSLLVDEDHAVAEAYDVWVLKKMYGREYMGIERSTFLIDTAGNLIKAWRKVRVKNHIEEVYTYLANQEEHS
- a CDS encoding nucleotidyltransferase-like protein — encoded protein: MEQVLRPIYQERASQSNTLGVILMEKREEQSNVTDTFDTILLIIVKEAEQPVFSKHYLYDGNKVALHTVTEKLLRKWLLIGSNKKVVDWIFFGRVLFDRNEFLHKLKIELQEFPFSGRKIKTGIQFSKLIRRYLEGKEYFDKGSYLDAYNHVVDSLHHLGRLSIIDSGLYPEVTVWAQVKKIEPAIYKLYEELVLSSEPIEKRLELLFLASEFLIHSRTQDGAQHILEVMQTKETWTIQELHDHHELVNYSVDLEVFVEYLVDKGYILIEPVVAKSEMIFHRHYKVNKESIEFK